A genomic stretch from Candidatus Bathyarchaeia archaeon includes:
- the cysK gene encoding cysteine synthase A gives MMRIYNSVLETIGNTPLIRLNRISEGLKCTILAKLESRNPGGSVKDRICLSMIEEAERLGLINKNTVIIEPTSGNTGIGLAMVAAVKGYRLIIVMPETISIEKRKILKTYGVEIVLTPGEEGMRGAVKKAEELASRIPNSFIPNQFKNPANPKIHKETTGPEIWRDTDGKVDIFVAGVGTGGTITGVAEYIKPLKPGFKAIAVEPYNSPVLSGGKPGAHSIEGIGAGFIPDVLRLDLIDEVIRVRDEDAIETARLLARKEGLLVGISSGAAVYAALEVARRPENEGKLIVTLLPDGGERYLSTPLFSDEPIGFSISSL, from the coding sequence ATGATGAGAATTTATAATTCTGTTCTTGAAACTATTGGTAATACGCCCCTAATACGCTTGAATAGGATATCTGAAGGTTTAAAGTGCACAATTTTAGCTAAGCTTGAATCCCGTAATCCCGGTGGGAGCGTTAAGGATAGAATATGCTTAAGCATGATTGAAGAGGCTGAGCGGCTTGGCTTGATCAACAAGAATACTGTAATCATAGAGCCTACAAGTGGGAACACAGGTATAGGTTTAGCAATGGTTGCGGCTGTTAAAGGTTATAGGCTGATTATAGTTATGCCTGAAACAATAAGCATTGAGAAGCGTAAGATTCTGAAGACTTATGGGGTCGAGATAGTTTTAACGCCCGGTGAGGAGGGCATGAGAGGCGCGGTTAAAAAGGCTGAGGAGCTAGCTTCAAGAATACCTAATTCTTTCATACCAAATCAATTCAAGAACCCGGCGAACCCAAAGATACATAAAGAGACAACCGGACCGGAAATATGGCGTGACACCGATGGTAAGGTTGATATATTTGTTGCTGGTGTTGGAACAGGTGGAACAATAACTGGCGTAGCCGAATATATAAAGCCCTTAAAGCCAGGGTTTAAGGCTATAGCTGTAGAACCATACAACTCTCCAGTCCTAAGCGGCGGCAAACCCGGAGCGCACAGCATTGAAGGGATAGGTGCGGGATTTATACCAGACGTGCTCAGACTTGACTTAATCGATGAAGTTATTAGGGTTAGGGATGAGGATGCCATTGAAACCGCCCGCCTACTCGCTAGGAAAGAGGGGCTACTTGTTGGAATATCTTCTGGCGCAGCGGTTTACGCAGCCCTAGAGGTTGCTAGGAGACCGGAAAATGAGGGTAAGCTCATAGTTACGCTTCTTCCGGACGGAGGGGAGCGCTACCTGAGCACACCGCTCTTTAGCGATGAACCGATAGGTTTTTCCATATCCTCTCTATAA